tttatctttattttattttattttattctatttttcacAGAAGCTAATAGCAAGTTCTTTCATGCACATGCGTCTAACTGAGAGAGAGTCAATCATATTCATTTGCATCACGATGAAGATCGGAGGCGGTGTACAAATTTTAATGAGATGTGTGATATCGTCAAGAGGTATTTTACTAGTCTGTTCTCTCATTCTTCAACTTCTGATTTTATCGTTTTCTCTGATTTTCCCGCTTGCATCACTGATAGTCAAAATAAGTCTCTTGTTGCCTCTTTTGTTTTGAGGAATTTCCTGAAGCGATTATGAGTATGCATGCACCTTGATAAAGCTCCTAGTCTTGATGGTATACACCCAGGTTTTTTCAGTGTTGTTGGTCTATTTTGGGTACTGATGTGTTTAATCAATGTTGTTCATGGTTAGATGATGATGCCCATCCCAATTTGCTTAACGAAACTTTGGTTGTTTTGATTCCCAACAAAGACAAACCTGATAGCTTAAAAGATTTGTGGCTTATTGCGCTTTGCAACGTTCTCtataaaataacaacaaaatcTCTTGCTAACCGTCTTAGAAAAAATTCTGTCTTCAATCATCTCTTCATTGCAATATACTTTTGTTCCGGATGTCTTGAGCTTATCACTGATAACATTCTGATTGTTTTTGAGCTTATCCACCATATGAAGAATAAAGGTCGTGGTAAGGTGGGTGAGATTGCTTTGAAGCTTGATGTTAGCAAAGCTTATGACCATATTGATTGGAATTTTCTTCAGTTTATcatgtgaaaattgaatttttttatgcgATGGATGAAGTGGATCATGTTGTGTGTCACTACGGTTAATATTGGATTTCTTTGAATGGTCATGTGGTGAATCTTATTTCTGTTCATAGAGGTTTGCATTAGGGGATCTTTTGTCGCCTTTCCTCTTTATTTTGCGTACTGAAGGGTTGAGTTATTTGCTCTAAGACCGAAGCTAGGAGTGACCTTCATGGTACTTCTGTGTGCCGTGGTGGTTcttcaatttttcatttattgtttgctaattatatattttttcgtgATATTTCGAGTCAGATTTTTAATTTTCAGTTAAGAACTCGGGGAGGATCAAAGCATTAGAGAGCTAACCCTCGCTTTTATTTGAGCAGTCGAACAAGAATTTTAGTCGCGCCTTCCTTGCTCAACATGCACCTCCACCATCGAACTAACATTTTGCTCTATCTTTTTCAAAGCGTTTAACCCTTCATCGGACCTGAAAAGGTGACCCACAACTGTAGTTGACATGGTTTGAATTAAGTTCTGGAACTGATAAACAAAGGCTGTTTCCCATGGCCATGGTGCAATACCAGTCACCAGGCGTAACATTGGGTCTAGTGAAATTACgctcaacaaaaataaaatttacttctGAAAAAAGGAAATAGAATCAAACAAAGCAAATAtattaaggattatttcttttatccgccatcttttatttttttttcttctttttaaagaGAAAGGATTGAATGAAACTATGATTTCATCTCAGGAGaataataaattagatttttcttttctaatttttaatttttttctccttaaaaaatttaaatctaactaaaaaagttaaaaatagaaaaaatctgATGAGATAGAATCATAGTTTCATACAATCCTATCCCtttgatttttaatgttttaaaatttttcatgtatATTAAAGGATCAGTACAAATATTTTAAGGGGCTACTTCTACTAGATTGTTCTGACTTTGAGTCGAGACCTACCTCTTTTACATAACTCCAATTAACTGTATGTTAGAATAGATTAGAGACAAAGAATAGATTAGAGGCAACAgattatatataatcttttataatcttttatttaatgagtacttttttattatttaattaagataACCTAAATTCGACTGCAAAATTTATTATCATGTAGCTCATAGTATGGATTAAACTAATAGAGcggattttctttaaaaaaagacTCGTAGGGTGAGTTTGTTCCTTGAAAAATTTACagataaatttgaaattgaaGTGTCCATTAATATCACCAGGCTAAAATATAACCGAAATTGTTAAACCCAAAATTCAATATCCCCttagaaaatgaaagtttaaaaGTAAGAAAAGAAGTAGAAATTTTAAGGGTTGAATTATAGGGGATTAATCCTTTATTTTCACGGTCAGTGACATTAGATTTTGAGGTcatatcaaatattattaaattctACTTTCTTCAATCATCCTGCAGAAATTTGGATAGATGTTCCATTAGTAATGCAGAATTATGGGGCAGTGTTGATGGATTAAAAATTGCTTGGAATGAAGGTTTTGGAAGAATCAATAGTGAGGAAGCTGCTACTGTTAGCAATTCTATTGTTGGGAGATAAAGGAGTTAAGTCGAAAGCCATGGGAGATTAGATTTTGCCATATAATCCTAGAAGCCAATAAAGTTGTAGATTACATCTCCTGGTTACCTGCTGAAGCTGACTTTAGCCTTCATATTTGCCATCATCCTTCTACAAGCATTGCTAATATTCAGCTCTGTGATTCAATGGGAATAACGTATGGTAAAAACTGTGTTTTGACTTGGCCTTTAATTAATTGTTAGACTACCTTTATTTACCAAAAAGATTATATCCATATATTTCTGGCCAGTTTGTGTATATTTCATCTTTTCAGAAGATAATGTGCAATTTCAAAGCAAAAAAGAGTATATTGTCTTTTCATTACAGGATAATAAAGTAGAGAAAATGTAAACTTCACATTGGCTTACATATTTCCACAGTGGAGCCATTTAGGCAGAATATGGTCTTCCAAAAAATAGTAGCAGCAATTGCTAATTGCCCCAACATAATAGAACCATGCTTGTCTCCAGTATGGATTAATGTAAAGCACACATGCAATACTCAGGATCGCCATAACATAAGACACAGCGAAAGTCACATAAAAGGAAATCAtatcaattaaaccattttcAGGCGATGCTTTTGGCAATAAAGATGCCGATGGTCCTGATGTTGAGCAGTCCTTCAATGGCTCACCACAGAGAAGAGGATTTCCCACGTAGCTGCTTTCGTCAAATGTTGCAAATTGTGCAGTCCATGCAGGTGTACTTCCACATAAATTATTGTATGCCACACTGAAATAAGACAACCTATATAACTCCACAAGTTGTGGAGGGATTTTCCTGCTCAAGTTGTTGTGAGAAAGATCGAGACTCTCAATTTGCTTCAGATTGGAAAACGCCAGTGGGATTGGTCCTATCAAATTGTTGTGAGACAAATTCAAAGCATAAATATTTCGCAAGTTTTTCACTTCGCTGGGAATCTCACCTGTCAACTTGTTGCAAGAGAGATCAATTCCAGATAAACATGTGAGAACAATTCCCTTATAAGAGTAAGACATGCTTTTCACTGTGAACTCTATCGGTTCATCAATGGAGAAAGAATTGGGAGCTTGAGCAATATCAGTAACATAACGAACATATTCTTGGGATATTTCATTCAGTGTTGTAATCTTCAGGCAAGGTGGAATTGTACCTGAAAGATTGTTATTGGAAAGATCAATCAAACTTAGGTGGCCCAAAGTGCATAACTGAACTGGAATCCCTCCTTCAAAATGGTTGTTATTCAACAAAAGATAACTTAGTTGAGAAAGGTTGCCAATCCAATTTGGAATTTTCCcggttaagtgattattgctgaGATCTAATGTCACTAAGATAGTACTGTTACGAAAAGCATTTTTGAGTGGCCCTTCTAGCTTGTTTCTTGATAAATGAACTTGACTGATCCATAATGGGCTGAAACAAGATGGAAGACTCCCAGAAATATTGTTCACTGAAAGGTCTAGAAGTTTAAGATGATTAAGATGGCAAAACTCCTTTGGGAATGGACCTTCAAGATGATTGTTTGCCATCACAATTTCTTCCAAACTTGACATACTCCCCATCCACCTTGGTATGTCCCCAGAAAGCTCGTTATTGCTTAAATCCAATGTTGACAAACTTGACATATTCTCCATCCACCTTGGTATCTCCCCAGAAAGCACGTTATTGCTTAAATCCAATGTTGACAAAAAGGAGCAATTAGACAAGGAATCTGGGATCTTCCCAGAGAAATGATTCCCATCTAAGTGCAACTCCCGCAATTTTGTAAGGTTAACATTTGAAGAGAACATCTGCCCTTGCAATTTGTTGTTGGACAGTGCAAGGGAAGTTAATGAAAAGCGGCCCATGGTCAAATGCTCAGGTAGCCCACCAGACAATTGATTATTGGACAAGTCCAAGGCTTTTAAGAAATTCATATCACCAATCGAAGAGGGAATGCTACCGTGAAATTGATTTTTTGATATGTTCAGAAACAACAATGATGGTAGTTTTTCCCCAATATCAATTGGAAGTTTGCTATAGAATGAATTTTCTGAGACATCCAAATACGATAAATCCGTATGTGGAAGGAAAGGTAACTCAAAATGACCCTGGAGAGAGTTGTTAGCAAGAACTAACCTTTCCAAATTTGCGTTGTTATTCAACAACCAATTTGGAAATCCCTCTCTCAAGTTGTTGTTAGAGAGATAAACTTGCCTTAACTCATGTTGATGGAACAAAAAATGAGGAAATTGTCCAACATCTCCACAACTAGATAAACTGATATGATTCAATTGGAATCTTGGAACCAAAGGTTGCATCTCACTTTCAATGTATATGGTATTGTTGTCTGCATTGAACTGCTTGAGTTTTGAAAGGTTGAAGAAGGGCCCCAATGAACTTGGGATTTTGAAATAATTGTTTGAAAGTCTCAACGCTATGAGGGATGTTAAAGACTTCAGGGCAGATACATCTCCAGATAACTGATTGGAAGAGAGATCTAAACTCTCAAGAAATGTGAAATTGGAAAAGCACTCAGGCAAAGTACCCTCTAGATTATTGTTGGTCATAACCAAGTCTCTGAGATTTGTCAAACCACAAAAACCTGCAAGCAGAGCAGTAAATAAATAGAGTGCCATTCAAGGGAaccaaaaacaataaaacaaattaaatataatatatattctagTTGTATTCGTTCCTTGCCTAAAAAAAAAGGGATCTTATTGTATGGGAAAGGAGGGTACTAAAATGTTTCGTGTTTATTCACCTCGGGTATGTACTAAAatcactttctttcttttttgtagtatttattaaaaaagttaaataatttattgaattttcgTCATCACATCCTATCCTAAGTTTTTTTAATGTGGAGaaaggaataaaaagaaaagcatgaatcaacaatttttttattagtaattataaacagttttgtttttttttagagaaatactattttaaaaatagGCTTGTAATGAATAATATATTTATGGGGAAAATCATTTTTTgtataaaaagaaatgaaaaattgaaaGATACTTACCATTCATGAAGATATTTTCATTGACGTTACACCAtgctattatttcatattttaaaatcaatcattttcatcttttaacattaaaaatattaaaaatttaataccaaataTACTAAAATTAACATTGTAATGCTAAATTCAATGGAAATAGAATAGAACTAATAATTTGGGTGAATGGAATGATGAAGCATGCATAATTTAGTAGGacgtattaattttaaatatgaatcataaaataaaatgattcttGTACGAGAGATTTTTTAATCGACTAATTGTAAGATTGTAACATCAATTCTTCCAAGTTTGtaaattatacaatttactccttgaataaaaacaatattgaaaatatatgtaTACGTGTGTTTTGTGAaggcaaaaaaatatttttaaaaaattctaacaaaatagatatttatgtTAGTCTTAAGAATTAGGAGTTGTAGAAAAAAATCATAACTTACTAATTTGGGAATgagaataattaaaattaaatccttCCAAAGAAAGAGTCTTCAATAATGGGAAAGATTGCAACCAAAATCTGTACATATCTAATAGTGcatttatattagtagataattaaAAAATCCATTCATAAATTAAGCCACAGTTTTATTTTAGTAGTACCACCTGATTTGCAGCTTATATACATGTCTTCCAAATTGTTCAAGCTATATGAggaaaatcaaaaattgaaaaacaaatctattaaaataaagcTTATTAATATATAAACACACATCATTGAATAACCAGCAGGGGAGAGAATGGAGTatgttatgcaaaaaaaaaaaatctaattttaagtttaatacgaattcatcatttttttcttggaatttctaaataaacaaattattttaaatttatcaactatcttggaattttatttttcgcatataatttaaatacaatcAATAGTATGTATGGTTTAGACttcaatcaaatata
The sequence above is drawn from the Gossypium hirsutum isolate 1008001.06 chromosome A05, Gossypium_hirsutum_v2.1, whole genome shotgun sequence genome and encodes:
- the LOC107960793 gene encoding receptor-like protein 15, which codes for MCHYLNAFSYLEELSLSGNKVTEFVPSQGLRLLNLTVLHLYDNLFNNTILSSLRRLSNLKTLSLGYNLEGRIDIKELDGLSNLEDLYMSCYNSDAGCNISLQSLDLFPSLKTLYLYGFSFNDSYSQTKLDGLSNLEDLHITCYSTTGFCGLTNLRDLVMTNNNLEGTLPECFSNFTFLESLDLSSNQLSGDVSALKSLTSLIALRLSNNYFKIPSSLGPFFNLSKLKQFNADNNTIYIESEMQPLVPRFQLNHISLSSCGDVGQFPHFLFHQHELRQVYLSNNNLREGFPNWLLNNNANLERLVLANNSLQGHFELPFLPHTDLSYLDVSENSFYSKLPIDIGEKLPSLLFLNISKNQFHGSIPSSIGDMNFLKALDLSNNQLSGGLPEHLTMGRFSLTSLALSNNKLQGQMFSSNVNLTKLRELHLDGNHFSGKIPDSLSNCSFLSTLDLSNNVLSGEIPRWMENMSSLSTLDLSNNELSGDIPRWMGSMSSLEEIVMANNHLEGPFPKEFCHLNHLKLLDLSVNNISGSLPSCFSPLWISQVHLSRNKLEGPLKNAFRNSTILVTLDLSNNHLTGKIPNWIGNLSQLSYLLLNNNHFEGGIPVQLCTLGHLSLIDLSNNNLSGTIPPCLKITTLNEISQEYVRYVTDIAQAPNSFSIDEPIEFTVKSMSYSYKGIVLTCLSGIDLSCNKLTGEIPSEVKNLRNIYALNLSHNNLIGPIPLAFSNLKQIESLDLSHNNLSRKIPPQLVELYRLSYFSVAYNNLCGSTPAWTAQFATFDESSYVGNPLLCGEPLKDCSTSGPSASLLPKASPENGLIDMISFYVTFAVSYVMAILSIACVLYINPYWRQAWFYYVGAISNCCYYFLEDHILPKWLHCGNM